CGGCCCCTCGTCTGGGTCCGGGTCCTCCGCGTAGCGGACGGGCAGCGGGTACCCGGTGAGCGCGTCCTCGATAGCCGCACGCTGGTCCGCGCGGCCGTTGACCACGAGGCGGTCGACGGCGTCGACGAGGCGGTCGGCGACGCGACGGATCATCGGGACGCCCGCGACGTCGGCGACGGCCTTGTCGCGGTCGCCGAAGCGGGTCGAGCGCCCGCCCGCGACGACGGCGGCGTACCGGGTCATCGTCGAGGGTGGCCGCCGGCGGGCGAGCACGCCCGGACCGGGCGGAGGGCGCGGTCAGTCACGACTCGTCGACGAGTCGGCGCGCCGCCTCGCCGAGGTCGACGCCCACGTCGTCGGTCGTGTGGGCACCGATCTGGTCGACGTTGCGCGTGAGCACCTGGAGCACGTCCGCGGCCTCCGCGTACACCAACAGGTTGCCGTCGTCGTCCTCCATGACGAGTTGGGTGTCGGCCAGTCGGACGCAGCCGTCTTCGATGCTCGCGGCAATCGCCGGCAGCGCCCCGTCGGCGCCGTCCCCGTCGCGGAGTTTGGTGACGTACACGGCGTCGAGGCCGACGAGCTCCTTGTGCTCGCTGACGACCTCCGCACACGCCACCATGTCCTGCGACACCGCCGCCTTCGCGGGGTCGTCGTGGTCTCCGGCGAGGCACCCCTCGCACACTCGGAGCTCCATGCGCATACCCCGCGGTCTGCGGCCGGGGGGATATACGTTCGGCCGCGACGGCGACGCTCCACCTGGGCTGCCCCCGGCGCTTAAGCCGCGCCGGCGCGGGGTTGCCACCGTGTCCGACCTCGAAGCGGGGCCGCTCGCCGCCGGGACAGGGCCCGAGCGCACACCTACTCCGACGGGGAGGCGGTGACCGGTGCTCCGACGTACTCACGAGTGCGACCGCTGCGGCGCCGACATCGCGCCGGGCGACGAGTACGCCGCCGTCGACGGCATCGCGCCCGACGGCGAGATTCGGGTGCTGCTGTGTGCCGCCTGCGCGGTCGATTTCTCGCGGTTCCTCGACGGGGCGTGACCGACCGCGGGACGTCGCCGTCGACGGAACGTTTTACCGGCGCCCGCCGAAGGCGGAAACATGGACGTGGACGTAGACCTTGGCATCCCTCGCGGCGTGCTCGAATCGCTCCCCGAGGAGGACGGCAACGCCGAACAGGACATCCGCCGCGCGGTCACCGGCTACCGACAGGCGCTCGAAGACGGCTTCGCCGCCGCCGAGGACGAGGCCGAGGCGGCGTCGGTCGCCGTCGACTTCCTCGAGTACGCCGAGGGGCGCGCGGAGATCTACGACGAGTTCGTCCCCGAACTGCGCGCGTGGGGGCAGTCGCCCATCTACGCCATCGCGTGGCGCGACCTCTACATCGAGTTGGCCGCGCAGGTGTACGAGGTGGAGTGGCTCGCCGAGCGCATCGACCGCGAGCGCAACTATCGGCTGGTCGACGACGGGATCCGGTTCGGGAAGAACTGATCGACGGTTCGACCGCTTCACACGCAGTTTTCGCTCGTGGCGCTCCCGCCGTGACGAGCGTAGCGAGGGCCGCGAAAGCCCCCGCGGCTCCGGACTCCCGCGACTCGCTGCGCGCGCTCGCTCCGCTCGCGTGCTTCCGTCGTCGGGGTTCGTCCGGAGCCGCGGCCCCTTTCAGTCCCACCCGGGGCTCGGACGGGCAGTCGTCGCAGTCGGACTGACCTCGACGCCGCCGTGGTCAGTCGGCTATCGTCGCCGGAACGAGCCTTCCTCAGTCGTCGGCGGTCGCCGCGTCGCCGGCGCGCTCGGCCCGTTCGCGCTCGCTCAACAGCGGCGTGCCGTCCGCTTTCGGGCCGAGCGTCGGGCCGAACGGCGGGCCGTCGTCGGGGTCGATCCGGCGGCGCTGGCGGTAGTCCGTCGAGCGCTCGACCGGGACGCGACCGACCGAGGTGATCAGGTCGACGTAGTCGTCGAACGAGCGGAACTCGCCGAACGAGCCCCCGGCGCGCTTGGTTATCTCCTCGGAGAGGATGGTGCCCATGAAGTCGTTCGCGCCGCACGACAGCGTCTTCAGCGCCTTCGCGTCGCCGTACTTCACCCACGAGGTCTGGACGTTCTCGATATTGTCGAGGAACAGCCGGGAGACGGCGATCATCAGTTCGTCCTCGGCGTCGCTGGCGCCGCCGGACACGACGCCGTGTTCGTACAGCGGCGTGCGCTCGTGGACGAACGAGAGGGGGACGAACTCCGTGATGCCGCCGGTGCGGTCCTGGAGGTCTCGGACTTCCTTCAGGTGCATCGCGCGGTGCATCTCGTTGTCGACGTGGCCGTACATGATCGTCGCGGTGGTGTCGAGGCCGGCGGCCATCGCGCCCTCCATCGCGTCGACCCACCCCTGCGAGTCGATCTTGCCGGGACAGATCACGTCGCGCACCTCGTCGACGAGGATCTCTGCGGCGGTTCCGGGCGCGGAGTCGAGGCCGGCGGCCGCGAGCTCCGAGTAGATCCGCTCGTAGCTCCAGTCGGTGCCGCGGCGGGCGTGGTACGCCTCCTCGGGTGTCATCGAGTGGAGGTGGACGCCGTCGACGCTCATCGCCTCCATCTGCTCGACGTAGGTGCCTGGGTCGGTCGCGTACGCCTCTGGCGGTTTGTAGTTGACCACGCGGGCGGCGTCGTCGTAGCCGCGGAGAATCTCGTGGTGCTCGTCGTTCAGCGCGAAGCCCGGATGCAGGCCAGACACCGAGCACACCTCGTACACCCCGCGCTCGACGGCGGCCTCGACGACCGCGCGCGACTCGGCGGGCGTCTTCGTGAACCCCGCGTGTCCCTCGTCGGAGTCGCC
The DNA window shown above is from Halobaculum marinum and carries:
- the cofH gene encoding 7,8-didemethyl-8-hydroxy-5-deazariboflavin synthase subunit CofH — protein: MTRSAADLDPDDLGFEHTPETDQSFENALAKARDGVRLTVDDAVELFTTGSDTPGIDRERKEAVLEAADRRRAEVVGDEVTFVANVNNNVTTACNTGCLFCNFKDTAHQFEGDSDEGHAGFTKTPAESRAVVEAAVERGVYEVCSVSGLHPGFALNDEHHEILRGYDDAARVVNYKPPEAYATDPGTYVEQMEAMSVDGVHLHSMTPEEAYHARRGTDWSYERIYSELAAAGLDSAPGTAAEILVDEVRDVICPGKIDSQGWVDAMEGAMAAGLDTTATIMYGHVDNEMHRAMHLKEVRDLQDRTGGITEFVPLSFVHERTPLYEHGVVSGGASDAEDELMIAVSRLFLDNIENVQTSWVKYGDAKALKTLSCGANDFMGTILSEEITKRAGGSFGEFRSFDDYVDLITSVGRVPVERSTDYRQRRRIDPDDGPPFGPTLGPKADGTPLLSERERAERAGDAATADD